From the genome of Macadamia integrifolia cultivar HAES 741 unplaced genomic scaffold, SCU_Mint_v3 scaffold1801, whole genome shotgun sequence:
AAATTATGGAATGAGTGCAAGCTCAGTCTGAAGCATCTTAAGGTATAAGGCTATGTACCAAATttaaaaccctcttttttttttgggggggtgttgTAATAAATTGGTTTGATTCAGACTATTTGTTTTCAAtcaataaatttgaaaaaggGACAACAAATTACTAGGTCAAAAGAGGGATAATTTGACTATTTTAAATTATCAGAAGGGGAGAGGTGAAAATTTACAGCTAAAGGagaattagattttttttttttaaggtaacaAAAtcttagaaaatataaaaaagtgaTAGTAATTACCCCATATTGAATGATTAAATATATCAAGAAAAATATTCAATATATGATAAGTTATTACGACCAGCCAACATCCGAGGTCTCTTAATCAATCTGAAAACATATAATTTATTCCACCAATTTGATGGCTGAAAAAATTTGGaaggatttttaatcttttttttttaagatgatAAAAACTTAAAACCTCTCATTCTTATTGCTTATtcaatatgaaaaagaaaaaaaaaaatttacatccacctccccttACGTTTGCCCTTATTACATCCATCTCTCACATttcgtttattacatttaaacatATCCAAATTAACATCATGAGAGatgttttcttttcaaatgaaaagacgattttacccttatttttctCCTCTATTTGCCCAgaactcacctctctctctccaaactaaCTCTGTGGGAGAGGTGTTTTGGCTTGAATTGGCTAGATTATTGTTGGTGCAGCTTTTGCTTCATGTTCTCGAGCTTCTAGTTCCCAAGCTTGACCTCTCCGGCGTCCTCTTCTTTGTATGGTATTGTTCCTCAATGGCTAAGGAGTCAGATTGTTTTCGATTGAAAACTTTCTTCTCGTCGGCCTCTAACTGGTTGAAAGTTTCTAACTAATTCTGTTCCAAGCTTTCTGCTATATTTTCCGTTCCGACTTCCTCTATAAGCTAACCTTCTCTTCTGTGTTCTATAGTTTCTGCATTAAGAGAAATTTAGAATGGCTCCCGAAACGGTTGGTGATCTCAATCTTTCTGTGTTCTTTTTTCGAATCTCATTTCTCCGATTCAAATTGATATAGTATTACAATATTTTGATTCATTTCAATTCCTGATTACTGCTTCCTTTTGTGTTTCTGTGTAGATCGAATCGGAGAAACAACAATTGAAACATCTAGGGTTTATCAAGATTGCTGCTATTAACACCTTGGTATGCATATCAAGCCTTTGTCGAGATCGAATTGGGTTTTTTGCAGGCGACGATCGAACCAGAAGACTTGGGCTTCCAGAGCTGAGAATCCGGAGGTTCTGGTTTCGGTTTCTTTTTCGCTGGAGGTGGAACAGGGGATAAAGGAGCTGCTGTTGCATCTTCCTTGGGTTGAACCACCTTCGGATTTCTGTTGGACAGCTCCTTAGAAACTAGCTGCCTAAGCGCATCAGCAGTTACCCATTCGAAAGAGTTCTTGGGGAAGAAGACGATGGCGTTGTTAGAGGGAGAGAGGGGTTAGTTCTGGCAAATAGAGGAGAGGAAGATGAAGGGTAAAACTGTCTTTTCCATTGAAAAAGCAAACACTTCTCATCGCCTTAATTTGGATGGGTTTAAatataagagaaaattgcattgccaccccctgaacttcgatcgttattcaacgccaccccctggacttttcgaaacgtcaatgccaccccctaaaaattcaaaaaatttcaaatcggtccctaccgttagccgaccgtgagaaatgaatgaaaaccggttagtttttttctaatatacccaaaatacccccacctattgtgagaggacaatattgccctctcctttatttctatctcctaaacccatacccatctcacatctcacatctctcatctctcatctctcatctctcatctctcctctctcctctctcctctcactcctctcactcactcggccggacaagaagaaaagaagacgaagacccacctgcaactcgattctcccctcctccagcgtgcgattctcccctcctccggcgtgcaatTCTTTGTAGGAGCTGCTAGTGACCACCACCTCCCCTTCTTCTAGGAAGTGAGAGAAATAGAAACCCGTCTCTTCATCTTCGGTTCATATTCACTTCATTTCCAATCTTCAAAGAAATCCCAGTTGGGAATTCAGGAATCGACATTCATTTTATATAGAAAGATGGAATTTTTCGAGAAAGGCAAGTCTATTAGGCTCAAAAGCCACCTAGACAAGTACCTCTTCGCCGAAGACGACGGAGAAACTGTTCGACAAAGCCGCAACTTTTCCTCAAGGAAAACGAGGTGGACGGTGGAGTTCGTGGAAGGGAAGAACCATTTGTTGCGATTCAAGAGTAGTCACGGCCGTTACCTCACCGCCTCCGATGCTCCCTTCCTTCTGGGTGTAGCAGGGAAGCGAGTCACCCAGTCGCTTCCTTCCACCAAATGTGAGTACTCTTCGGTGGAGTGGGAACCCCAAAGGAATGGGAATCAGGTGAAGCTCAGGTCATCGGAGAGTACATTCTTGAGGGCTAATGGTGGTGTGCCGCCTTGGAGAAGCTCCATAACCCACGACGTCCTACAGTTTCCGGCTATACAAGATTGGGTATCTTGGTATGTGCAATTGGTGGAAAACGCTGAAGgcgatgatgatgataatgagtCTGTCGCCGATTACCAATCGCAGATATCGACCTTATCTTCTGTGACGGACGATCTGTTACTGGATTCCAAACCAGATTCGCCATTGTCGACGGCGTTGAGCAAAGctaagaaattttcattttcggcgaggggagaatcgcacgccggaggaggggagaatcgagttgcaggtgggtctttgtcttcttcttcttcttgtccggccgagtgagtgagaggagtgagaggagagatgagagatgagagatgagagatgagagatgtgagatgggtatgggtttaggagatagaaataaaggagagggcaatattgtcctctcacaatgggtgagggtattttgggtatattagaaaaaaactaaccgattttcattcatttctcacggtcggctaacggtagtgaccgatttgaaattttttgaatttttaggg
Proteins encoded in this window:
- the LOC122064878 gene encoding uncharacterized protein LOC122064878 is translated as MEFFEKGKSIRLKSHLDKYLFAEDDGETVRQSRNFSSRKTRWTVEFVEGKNHLLRFKSSHGRYLTASDAPFLLGVAGKRVTQSLPSTKCEYSSVEWEPQRNGNQVKLRSSESTFLRANGGVPPWRSSITHDVLQFPAIQDWVSWYVQLVENAEGDDDDNESVADYQSQISTLSSVTDDLLLDSKPDSPLSTALSKAKKFSFS